Proteins encoded together in one Xiphophorus maculatus strain JP 163 A chromosome 13, X_maculatus-5.0-male, whole genome shotgun sequence window:
- the LOC102236136 gene encoding polypeptide N-acetylgalactosaminyltransferase 4-like encodes MRGRCSRKLAVLAKAGLLLWLLWLGYLLLERASFPSSSSTEEDEEEQNIQARQLALEESGIDGQLARPVYIKPPADANAPGEWGRATHLNLSPEEKKQEEESVERYAINIYVSDKISLHRHIQDHRMNECRAKKFDYRHLPTTSVIIAFYNEAWSTLLRTIHSVLETTPAILLKEIILIDDFSDRGYLKSQLAEYISNLQRVRLIRTNKREGLVRARLIGATYATGDVLTFLDCHCECVPGWIEPLLERIAQNASTIVCPVIDTIDWNNFEFYMQTDEPMIGGFDWRLTFQWHSVPEADRQKRKSRIEPIRSPTMAGGLFAVSKAFFEYLGTYDMGMEVWGGENLELSFRVWQCGGSLEIHPCSHVGHVFPKKAPYARPNFLQNTVRAAEVWMGSYKQHFYNRNPPARKENYGDISQREQLRDKLKCKSFEWYLKNIYPDLHVPEDREGWHGAVRNSGLQSECLDYNAPDHSPTGAHLSLFGCHGQGGNQYFEYTSQKEIRFNSVTELCAEVLEGQTSIGMRHCPHDGEAKPPSIIWDFKQDGTIYHSHSDMCVTAYRTTEGRTDAQMRRCNPADRNQQWKFEW; translated from the exons ATGAGGGGGCGCTGCTCCAGAAAGCTGGCCGTGTTGGCCAAGGCCGGTCTCTTGCTGTGGCTGCTGTGGCTGGGGTATCTTCTGCTTGAACGAGCATCTTTCCCATCGTCTTCCTCTACagaagaagatgaggaggagCAAAACATCCAGGCCAGGCAGCTGGCTTTAGAAGAGAGCGGGATAGACGGGCAGCTGGCCAGGCCCGTCTATATTAAGCCTCCAGCAGACGCCAATGCGCCGGGGGAGTGGGGCCGGGCCACTCACCTCAACCTCAGTCCTGAagagaagaaacaggaagaggagagcGTGGAGCGGTACGCCATTAACATTTACGTCAGCGACAAGATCTCCCTCCATCGGCACATCCAGGACCACAGAATGAATGA ATGCCGAGCTAAGAAGTTTGACTACCGACATTTACCCACCACCTCTGTGATCATCGCCTTCTACAATGAGGCCTGGTCCACTCTGCTGAGGACAATTCACAGCGTGCTGGAGACCACGCCTGCCATCCTGTTGAAGGAGATCATCCTAATTGATGACTTCAGTGACAGAG gcTACCTGAAATCCCAGCTTGCTGAATACATCAGCAATCTGCAACGTGTGCGGCTCATTCGCACAAACAAAAGGGAAGGGCTGGTACGCGCACGTCTCATTGGCGCCACCTACGCTACGGGGGATGTCCTGACATTTCTCGATTGCCACTGTGAGTGTGTCCCAGGCTGGATCGAGCCCCTGCTGGAAAG GATTGCTCAGAACGCCAGCACCATCGTCTGTCCTGTGATCGACACCATTGACTGGAACAACTTTGAGTTTTACATGCAGACAGATGAGCCGATGATTGGAGGCTTTGACTGGAGACTCACCTTTCAGTGGCACTCTGTTCCTGAAGCGGATCGCCAGAAGCGAAAGTCTCGCATTGAGCCCATCAG GTCTCCAACTATGGCAGGTGGATTATTTGCTGTAAGCAAAGCCTTTTTTGAATACCTTGGCACATATGACATGGGCATGGAGGTGTGGGGAGGAGAAAACCTGGAACTTTCTTTCAGA GTGTGGCAGTGTGGCGGCAGTCTGGAGATCCATCCCTGCTCCCACGTTGGCCATGTGTTCCCTAAAAAGGCTCCATACGCACGACCCAACTTCCTCCAGAATACTGTACGGGCCGCAGAGGTTTGGATGGGCTCCTACAAGCAGCACTTCTACAACAGGAACCCTCCAGCCAGAAAG GAGAACTACGGAGACATCTCGCAGAGGGAGCAGCTGAGGGACAAGCTGAAATGCAAAAGCTTTGAATGGTATTTGAAGAACATCTACCCAGATCTACACGTCCCTGAGGACCGGGAAGGCTGGCACGGGGCT gTACGCAACTCGGGGTTACAATCGGAGTGTCTTGATTACAACGCTCCAGATCACAGTCCCACTGGAGCCCATCTTTCTCTGTTTGGCTGCCATGGCCAGGGAGGCAACCAG tacttTGAATACACTTCCCAGAAGGAGATCCGTTTCAACTCGGTGACAGAGCTGTGTGCTGAGGTACTTGAGGGACAAACCTCCATCGGAATGAGACACTGTCCTCACGACGGGGAAGCAAAGCCTCCCAGCATCATATGGGATTTCAAACAG GATGGGACCATCTACCACTCTCATTCAGACATGTGCGTGACAGCTTACCGCACAACAGAGGGACGCACGGACGCACAGATGAGGCGGTGCAACCCGGCCGACCGGAACCAGCAGTGGAAGTTTGAGTGGTAG